In a single window of the Gemmatimonadota bacterium genome:
- the gcvT gene encoding glycine cleavage system aminomethyltransferase GcvT, with protein MAELRKTALYDRHLALGAKLVPFSGWEMPVQYEGILAEHHAVRTAAGLFDVSHMGRVEISGPDAVAFANHVTVNDVERLKPYRSQYTLACRTDGGVIDDFLVYRMPDRLLVVPNAGNREKDLDWFRSHAVAYNVEIRDLSQESMLIALQGPRSEQILDPLAEAELDSLMFQGFVETRVGGIDARVFRTGYTGEDGFEIWYPAEHAAELWDLLLESGTSGGLKPCGLGARDTLRLEAGLALYGHEIDESINPIEAGLGWTVKLKKPDFIGRDALLGVRREGVKRKLVGLKLLERGIPRQGYEILHDQVPVGRVVSGAISPTLGLGIGTGFVPAELAEPGTDLAIGIRGRHITAEVVKLPFYAGSRK; from the coding sequence ATGGCGGAACTCCGAAAAACCGCGCTATATGACCGCCACCTGGCGCTGGGCGCGAAGTTGGTGCCGTTCAGCGGCTGGGAGATGCCGGTTCAGTACGAGGGGATTCTGGCTGAACACCACGCGGTCCGTACGGCGGCCGGTCTCTTCGATGTCTCCCACATGGGCCGCGTCGAGATATCCGGACCGGATGCCGTCGCCTTCGCAAACCACGTCACGGTGAATGACGTCGAACGGCTTAAGCCCTATCGGTCCCAGTATACCCTGGCCTGCCGGACCGACGGCGGTGTCATCGATGACTTCCTGGTATATCGAATGCCGGACCGGTTGCTGGTCGTTCCCAACGCGGGCAACCGGGAAAAGGACCTGGACTGGTTCCGCAGCCATGCCGTCGCATATAACGTCGAAATCCGGGACCTGAGCCAGGAGAGCATGCTCATTGCGTTGCAGGGACCCCGCAGCGAGCAGATACTCGATCCGCTGGCGGAGGCCGAACTGGATTCGCTCATGTTTCAGGGATTTGTCGAAACGCGCGTCGGGGGCATTGATGCCCGCGTCTTTCGTACCGGATACACGGGCGAGGACGGCTTCGAGATCTGGTATCCGGCGGAGCATGCGGCCGAGCTATGGGACCTCCTGCTGGAATCCGGTACTTCAGGGGGCCTGAAGCCGTGCGGACTCGGGGCAAGAGACACCCTGCGCCTGGAAGCCGGACTCGCGCTCTACGGGCACGAGATCGACGAATCAATCAATCCCATCGAAGCCGGCCTGGGATGGACGGTCAAGCTGAAGAAACCGGACTTCATCGGCCGGGACGCCCTGCTGGGGGTCCGGCGTGAAGGCGTGAAGCGGAAGCTGGTCGGACTGAAGTTGCTGGAACGGGGGATACCCCGGCAAGGCTATGAGATCCTCCACGACCAGGTCCCGGTCGGCCGGGTCGTCAGCGGAGCGATTTCACCCACGCTGGGGCTGGGGATCGGCACAGGTTTCGTGCCCGCTGAACTGGCGGAACCCGGAACGGACCTGGCGATCGGCATCCGAGGCAGGCACATCACCGCCGAAGTGGTGAAGCTTCCCTTTTATGCCGGGAGCCGGAAGTAG
- a CDS encoding carbohydrate kinase family protein, with protein MNRVLDLLSVGDGNLDVWMRVPRHPDRRHEGVRGSGVVGDTCRVGPGGAAANVAMGMARLGVRAAFVGAIGDDAPGSQFAEGMRAAGVDTSHLHVMEGRATSLACMFETPDGEYTFYVCPGSRTIPSHCLTGDFVRSARILYVTGHVLTEDKSTCAAILDAMATARDAGVTVALDPGKYWLNPALESHVHEAVKYTDIILPNQEEAEQLTGRQDPFGAAADLLEAGVGIVSVTLGGRGCLAASKDRMVEQPAFHVRTGSTVGAGDAFASGLLYSFLLKENLEEMAAFANAAAAIKIGTPGASEGLPGADEVRAFLRENV; from the coding sequence ATGAATCGTGTGCTGGACTTGTTGTCCGTGGGAGACGGCAACCTCGACGTGTGGATGCGTGTTCCGCGCCATCCGGACCGTCGCCATGAAGGCGTGCGGGGATCCGGCGTGGTCGGTGATACCTGTCGCGTCGGACCGGGCGGGGCGGCCGCGAACGTGGCCATGGGCATGGCACGGTTGGGCGTGCGCGCTGCTTTCGTCGGGGCGATCGGAGACGACGCACCCGGTTCCCAATTCGCGGAGGGCATGCGGGCTGCCGGGGTAGACACGTCCCATCTCCACGTCATGGAGGGACGGGCGACTTCGCTGGCCTGCATGTTCGAAACGCCGGACGGCGAATACACCTTTTACGTGTGCCCGGGGTCCAGGACCATTCCTTCCCACTGTCTGACCGGCGACTTCGTTCGGTCGGCGCGTATCCTATACGTCACCGGCCATGTGCTGACCGAAGACAAATCGACCTGCGCGGCCATCCTCGACGCGATGGCCACGGCCCGAGACGCCGGCGTTACGGTTGCCCTCGATCCGGGAAAGTACTGGCTCAATCCCGCCTTGGAATCTCACGTACACGAGGCCGTGAAGTATACGGACATCATCCTGCCCAACCAGGAGGAAGCAGAACAGCTCACGGGCCGGCAGGATCCCTTTGGCGCCGCCGCCGACCTGCTGGAGGCGGGCGTCGGCATCGTGTCGGTGACGCTGGGTGGCCGGGGTTGCCTGGCGGCCTCCAAAGACCGCATGGTCGAGCAGCCCGCCTTTCACGTCCGGACCGGGTCCACGGTCGGCGCGGGCGACGCGTTTGCGAGCGGACTGTTGTACAGTTTTCTGTTGAAGGAGAACCTGGAGGAAATGGCGGCTTTCGCCAACGCCGCGGCGGCCATCAAGATCGGCACACCCGGCGCCTCGGAAGGCCTGCCCGGGGCGGATGAGGTAAGGGCCTTCCTGCGGGAAAACGTGTAG
- a CDS encoding isochorismatase family protein, translating to MTNHSLDLKLRRQELVLDNGFAVWNTITTDTRWEPERTALVLCDIWDSHWCRGAVERLNALTPRMNEVATACRSRGVLIVHAPSDTLDFYRDTPALKRAESVPSVDPPPDLDLPDPPLPVDASDEGADTGETETFSAWSRQHPDIVIDQERDLMSDSGAQIYACFRHYGIRNMLMMGVHTNMCILHRTFGIKQMVRWGVPVALVRDLTDAMYNPAMPPYVSHDEGTRLVVSFIEKHWCPTVHSSDILS from the coding sequence ATGACAAACCACTCGCTTGACCTGAAGCTGCGCCGCCAGGAACTGGTGCTTGACAATGGCTTTGCGGTTTGGAACACGATCACGACCGATACCCGCTGGGAACCGGAGCGAACTGCCCTTGTGCTATGCGACATATGGGATTCCCACTGGTGCCGCGGCGCGGTCGAGCGGCTGAACGCGTTGACCCCCCGGATGAACGAGGTCGCGACCGCCTGCCGGTCCCGCGGCGTCCTGATCGTACACGCTCCGTCCGATACCCTGGATTTCTACCGGGATACGCCCGCGCTAAAAAGAGCCGAGTCCGTGCCGTCCGTGGACCCCCCTCCGGATCTCGATCTCCCGGATCCCCCGCTCCCCGTGGATGCATCCGACGAAGGCGCGGATACCGGCGAAACAGAGACTTTCAGCGCCTGGTCCCGGCAGCATCCGGACATCGTCATCGACCAGGAACGGGACCTGATGTCCGACAGCGGTGCACAGATCTATGCGTGTTTCAGGCACTACGGGATCCGCAATATGCTGATGATGGGCGTGCACACCAACATGTGCATCCTGCACCGGACCTTCGGCATAAAGCAGATGGTCCGCTGGGGCGTTCCCGTGGCGCTGGTCCGCGATCTCACCGACGCCATGTACAATCCCGCCATGCCGCCCTACGTCAGCCATGATGAGGGCACCCGCCTGGTGGTCTCTTTCATCGAGAAGCACTGGTGTCCCACCGTGCACAGTTCGGACATTCTCTCGTAA
- a CDS encoding dihydroxy-acid dehydratase (catalyzes the formation of 3-methyl-2-oxobutanoate from 2,3,-dihydroxy-3-methylbutanoate) yields MADTGIKGIDRNLTRYGDTEFSRYLRRAFLSSAGYDGEDLNRPIIGIADTSSDYNTCHRDMPALVEGVRRGIAQAGGLALVFPTISLAETLLSPTSMLFRNLMAMGTEEMIRSQPMDGVVLLGGCDKTVPAQLMAAVSAGLPAISLVTGAMRTGSWQGERLGACTDCRRYWLRHRAGEIDRKEIGEIEQSLCPTGGTCMVMGTASTMACLTATLGLMLPGGATPLSGSGDRLRQAVTTGRRIVDLARCGEDPCKFLTRASFHNASVVLAALGGSTNAVIHLIAIARRAGVSLTLEDLHEAARNTPVLVNCKPVGTGYMEDFHKAGGLPVLWKALESRLDPDALNVNGVSLGEILEDTAPPAAWQDTIGTLEDPVGPPGALVVLRGSLAPDGALIKRAAAALDRQRHRGPAAVFESPDDVAARIDDPKLGLTPDHVLVLRNAGPVAMGMPEAGSLPIPAYLARRGVTDMVRVSDARMSGTAYGTVVLHCCPEAAVGGPLALVRDGDPIELDVEGRRLDLCVPEEDLARRKAGHAPPPTPERGWRRLYADHVLPAHLGADLDFL; encoded by the coding sequence ATGGCAGATACTGGCATAAAGGGCATCGACCGGAACCTGACCCGGTACGGCGATACGGAGTTCAGCCGCTATTTACGGCGGGCGTTCCTGTCTTCCGCGGGTTATGACGGCGAAGACCTCAACCGCCCGATCATCGGCATCGCCGACACGTCATCGGATTACAACACGTGTCACCGGGATATGCCGGCTCTCGTGGAAGGCGTCCGGCGCGGGATCGCCCAGGCCGGCGGTCTCGCCCTGGTCTTTCCCACCATCTCGCTGGCCGAAACGCTGCTTTCGCCCACTTCCATGCTCTTTCGCAACCTGATGGCCATGGGCACGGAGGAAATGATCCGTTCGCAACCGATGGACGGCGTCGTGCTGCTGGGGGGCTGTGACAAGACCGTGCCGGCCCAGTTGATGGCCGCCGTTTCGGCTGGCCTGCCGGCGATCTCGCTGGTGACCGGCGCCATGCGCACGGGAAGCTGGCAGGGCGAACGTCTCGGCGCCTGCACGGACTGCCGGCGGTACTGGCTCCGGCACCGGGCGGGCGAGATCGACCGGAAGGAAATCGGGGAGATCGAACAGTCCCTGTGTCCCACGGGCGGAACGTGCATGGTGATGGGAACGGCCTCTACCATGGCCTGCCTCACGGCGACGCTGGGCCTGATGCTCCCCGGCGGGGCCACGCCGCTCTCCGGATCGGGCGACCGGCTACGCCAGGCGGTGACGACGGGCCGGCGCATCGTGGACCTGGCCCGGTGCGGGGAGGATCCGTGCAAGTTCCTCACCCGGGCTTCGTTCCACAATGCGTCGGTCGTACTCGCGGCGCTGGGCGGGTCCACCAACGCCGTGATCCACCTCATCGCCATTGCACGCCGCGCCGGCGTCTCCCTAACGCTGGAAGACCTCCACGAGGCGGCGCGGAACACGCCCGTGCTGGTGAACTGCAAGCCCGTGGGCACGGGATACATGGAGGACTTCCACAAGGCGGGCGGCCTCCCCGTACTGTGGAAGGCCCTGGAATCCAGGCTGGATCCCGATGCCTTGAACGTGAACGGCGTGTCCCTGGGAGAGATCCTGGAAGACACGGCCCCGCCGGCCGCCTGGCAGGATACCATCGGCACCCTGGAAGACCCCGTCGGTCCACCCGGCGCCCTGGTCGTCCTGCGCGGCAGCCTGGCGCCCGACGGCGCACTGATAAAACGGGCCGCCGCAGCGCTCGACCGCCAGCGCCACCGCGGTCCGGCCGCCGTATTCGAATCCCCCGACGACGTGGCCGCGCGGATTGACGACCCGAAACTGGGACTGACTCCCGATCACGTGCTCGTCCTGAGAAACGCCGGTCCCGTGGCCATGGGCATGCCCGAAGCCGGGTCGCTGCCTATTCCGGCCTACCTGGCCAGAAGGGGGGTCACGGACATGGTGCGCGTCTCCGATGCACGGATGAGCGGCACGGCCTATGGTACGGTCGTGCTGCACTGCTGTCCCGAGGCCGCGGTCGGCGGACCGCTGGCGCTCGTACGGGACGGCGACCCGATTGAACTCGACGTGGAAGGCCGGCGGCTTGACCTGTGCGTGCCGGAGGAGGATTTGGCCCGGCGGAAGGCCGGTCATGCCCCTCCCCCAACGCCCGAACGGGGCTGGCGCCGGTTATACGCCGATCACGTCCTGCCCGCCCACCTGGGCGCCGACCTGGATTTTCTTTGA
- a CDS encoding phytanoyl-CoA dioxygenase family protein: protein MTLSDGQKRFFDDFGYLVLPGLLREEVPWIIEEFERVFREAGIVHDGTARSSLGRFIERSERLCTLLDHPGVDGLLSGLLGEDYNYLGSGGELYVGDGMWHPDCHGDPVVQVKWAMYLDPLTPVTGALRFVAGSHRQGWKGNLDTHALWGIGMEEVPCVAPRNEPGDVVVFNQMTLHNALGGGNRRRMLNMLACSSCRTETELAFLRRRLPGDRSELNWDLMRKTATPKRMRHLDQPWQILA from the coding sequence ATGACGCTGAGCGACGGACAGAAGCGGTTTTTCGACGATTTCGGATATCTCGTACTGCCGGGCCTCCTGCGCGAGGAGGTTCCCTGGATCATCGAGGAATTCGAACGGGTGTTCCGTGAGGCCGGGATCGTGCACGACGGAACCGCCCGGTCGAGTCTGGGACGCTTCATCGAACGCAGCGAACGACTCTGTACGTTGCTCGACCACCCCGGTGTCGACGGACTGCTGTCGGGCCTTCTGGGGGAGGACTACAACTATCTGGGCAGCGGCGGCGAGTTGTATGTCGGTGACGGCATGTGGCATCCGGACTGTCACGGAGACCCGGTTGTCCAGGTCAAATGGGCGATGTATCTCGATCCCCTGACTCCTGTGACCGGCGCCCTCCGATTCGTGGCGGGTTCCCATCGGCAGGGATGGAAGGGCAATCTCGATACCCATGCGCTCTGGGGCATAGGAATGGAGGAAGTACCCTGCGTCGCCCCGCGTAACGAGCCCGGCGATGTCGTCGTGTTCAACCAGATGACCCTGCACAATGCTCTTGGCGGCGGAAACCGCCGTCGTATGCTGAACATGCTGGCCTGTTCGTCCTGCCGTACGGAGACCGAACTCGCCTTTCTCCGGCGCAGGCTTCCTGGCGATCGCAGCGAACTCAATTGGGACCTGATGCGCAAGACGGCGACGCCGAAGCGGATGCGTCACCTGGATCAACCATGGCAGATACTGGCATAA
- a CDS encoding Ppx/GppA family phosphatase yields MYSFAPLERRVAIIDLGSNTARLMIAQFTQDRVFKITDEVSRRVRLGEGIAGGRRLRSAARSRALDAVRMFKSFCDAQDIDHILPVATAAVRDAGNGAGFLEEIARGTGLNFRLISGEEEAFYSTVGVINSLGLFDGIILDVGGGCAEIGLIRDGAFSKGASTPFGTVRTTETYFPGPEVTTGQTKRLDADIDQALEDIDWLKARGTVPIAGVGGVVRALVRIDRMERKYPLGLVHGYELKRRRVEKLIERIASMPVSERSRRIPGLQKEREDIILAGAMIVASVMRKTGARKLTVSGQGRREGLFFEEAFKPSSRPDSIGRLRRFTILNLARLYGYEGAHTGHVARLSLSMYDQLQKVHGYGKCEREYLWAAAMLHDIGTVIDYYDHHKHSAYIILNAGLPGFDHREIVTIAWLCLNHRRGRPDFSRYQTLLKKEDRTMVYRLSSLLRLSEYLDRSRSQIVEDVRLETGSRKVCMKVVPRDGRDVTVELSEARSRVQLFEECFGRRLAIELDRPGRPGDP; encoded by the coding sequence TTGTATTCCTTCGCGCCGCTCGAGCGACGGGTCGCCATAATCGATCTGGGTTCCAACACGGCCCGGCTCATGATCGCCCAGTTCACGCAAGACCGGGTTTTCAAGATCACCGACGAAGTCAGCAGGCGGGTCCGCCTGGGTGAAGGCATCGCCGGGGGCAGGCGGCTTCGCTCCGCGGCGCGATCCCGGGCGCTGGACGCCGTCCGCATGTTCAAGTCATTCTGCGACGCGCAGGATATAGACCATATACTGCCCGTGGCTACCGCGGCGGTACGGGACGCCGGGAACGGCGCCGGCTTCCTCGAGGAGATCGCCCGCGGCACCGGGTTGAACTTCCGGCTGATCAGCGGCGAAGAGGAGGCGTTCTACAGCACCGTGGGCGTGATCAACAGCCTGGGTCTCTTTGACGGGATCATCCTGGACGTCGGCGGCGGCTGCGCGGAAATCGGGTTGATCCGGGACGGCGCGTTCTCGAAGGGGGCATCCACGCCTTTCGGTACGGTCAGGACCACCGAGACCTACTTTCCCGGACCGGAGGTTACCACCGGACAGACGAAGCGGCTCGACGCGGACATCGACCAGGCGCTGGAGGACATCGACTGGCTCAAGGCCCGCGGAACGGTACCGATCGCCGGCGTAGGGGGCGTCGTCCGCGCCCTGGTCCGCATCGACCGGATGGAACGCAAGTACCCCCTTGGGCTCGTGCACGGTTACGAACTGAAACGGCGACGGGTGGAAAAGCTGATCGAACGCATCGCGTCCATGCCCGTCTCCGAGCGGTCGCGGCGGATCCCCGGGTTGCAGAAGGAAAGAGAGGACATCATCCTGGCCGGCGCCATGATCGTGGCCTCCGTGATGCGGAAGACCGGCGCGCGGAAACTGACCGTGAGCGGCCAGGGCCGGCGCGAAGGGCTGTTCTTCGAAGAGGCGTTCAAGCCGTCGTCGAGACCGGACAGCATCGGCCGGTTGCGCCGGTTCACGATCCTTAACCTGGCGCGGCTATACGGTTACGAGGGCGCCCACACCGGCCACGTCGCCCGTTTGTCGCTCTCCATGTACGATCAGCTCCAGAAAGTGCATGGTTACGGTAAATGCGAACGGGAGTACCTGTGGGCCGCGGCCATGCTGCACGACATCGGCACGGTGATCGATTACTATGATCATCACAAGCATTCGGCCTATATCATCCTCAACGCCGGCCTGCCCGGATTCGACCACCGGGAAATCGTGACAATCGCCTGGCTCTGCCTCAATCACCGGCGCGGCAGGCCGGATTTCTCCCGGTACCAGACCCTTTTGAAGAAGGAAGACCGGACCATGGTGTACCGGCTGTCCTCGCTGCTCAGGCTGTCTGAATACCTGGATCGGAGCCGGTCGCAGATCGTCGAGGACGTCAGGCTGGAGACGGGCAGCAGGAAGGTGTGCATGAAGGTTGTTCCACGGGACGGCCGGGACGTCACCGTCGAATTGTCGGAAGCGAGAAGCCGCGTGCAACTCTTTGAAGAATGCTTCGGCAGGCGGCTCGCTATCGAGCTGGACCGCCCCGGTCGACCGGGAGACCCTTGA
- a CDS encoding D-glycerate dehydrogenase, with protein sequence MGIHILLDVPLPDSVMELFDAGDRFHMLDDLADGDERWRLVDAYLTYGHPPTDGEMMDRMPNLKVISNFGVGVDHIDTEAARKRGIPVGNTPHMLDGATADMTFTLLMAAARRVVVGDRFARSPGFTHYDPSILHGYEVHGSTIGIIGMGSIGKQVARRASGFDMEIVYHNRKPDPDDRVYGARYVSLESLLEVSDFVTLNCPLTEETRGLIDESALRRMKKTAILINLARGAVVDHDALHHALSNGWIAAAAVDVTEPEPLPRDHPLLKLDNLVIAPHLGSATTRTRDAMARRTVENLKAGLAGRPLASSVV encoded by the coding sequence ATGGGCATTCACATACTGCTGGACGTACCCCTGCCGGACTCGGTCATGGAACTCTTCGATGCCGGAGACCGTTTCCATATGCTCGACGACCTGGCCGACGGAGACGAACGGTGGCGCCTCGTCGATGCCTATCTCACCTATGGCCATCCCCCCACGGACGGGGAGATGATGGACCGCATGCCGAACCTGAAGGTCATCAGCAATTTTGGGGTAGGCGTCGACCATATCGACACGGAAGCGGCCCGCAAGCGCGGGATTCCCGTGGGGAACACGCCCCACATGCTCGATGGCGCCACGGCGGACATGACCTTTACGCTCCTGATGGCGGCGGCACGGCGCGTCGTCGTGGGCGACCGGTTCGCCCGCAGCCCCGGGTTCACGCATTACGACCCCAGCATTCTTCACGGATACGAAGTACATGGGAGCACCATTGGCATCATCGGCATGGGCAGCATCGGGAAGCAGGTGGCCCGGCGGGCGAGCGGTTTCGACATGGAGATCGTCTATCACAACCGGAAGCCGGACCCGGATGACCGCGTTTACGGGGCCCGGTACGTCTCGCTGGAGTCGCTGCTCGAGGTCTCGGATTTCGTGACGCTGAACTGTCCGCTCACGGAGGAGACACGGGGGCTGATCGACGAATCCGCGCTGCGGCGCATGAAAAAGACCGCCATCCTGATCAATCTGGCCCGGGGCGCCGTCGTGGATCATGACGCCCTTCACCATGCCCTGAGCAACGGCTGGATCGCCGCGGCGGCGGTGGACGTCACCGAACCGGAGCCCCTGCCGCGGGACCACCCCCTGCTCAAACTGGACAACCTGGTGATCGCGCCGCATCTGGGCAGCGCGACCACGCGCACACGCGACGCCATGGCTCGGAGGACAGTCGAGAACCTGAAGGCGGGACTCGCCGGACGGCCCCTCGCGAGCTCCGTCGTATGA
- a CDS encoding LD-carboxypeptidase, which produces MDILKPPALKPGDTIGIVAPASRSAQPSALKNGRRSIEALGFRTVTATHHSDRHGFLAGRDADRLADLQAMFADPEIKGIACLRGGYGSVRMLPDLEYDVIRAHPKVFVGYSDITALHGAIQRHTGLVTFWGPMVSSDMSPVFQPYNREAFVKAVAGTDPIGEIPHPDDMPPVQAIHGGRASGPLIGGTLSLLAAAVGTPYEFDYDGAVLFFEDVGEEPQRIDRMLTQLLQAGRLSRVSGIVIGECAGCGSAPHNPAFPYGSFSIEEVFIDRLKPLGIPVIYGLGIGHGTYKATLPLGVRATLDGDACNLTIDESGVV; this is translated from the coding sequence ATGGATATTTTGAAACCCCCGGCATTGAAACCGGGTGATACCATCGGGATCGTCGCACCGGCAAGCCGCTCGGCCCAGCCGAGTGCCCTGAAGAACGGCCGCCGGTCGATCGAAGCCCTCGGATTTCGCACGGTGACCGCCACGCACCATTCGGATCGCCACGGTTTCCTGGCCGGCAGGGACGCCGACCGCCTGGCCGACCTCCAGGCCATGTTCGCCGACCCGGAAATCAAGGGAATCGCATGTCTTCGCGGGGGGTACGGGTCCGTCCGCATGCTACCCGACCTGGAATACGACGTCATCCGCGCCCATCCGAAGGTCTTCGTCGGCTACAGCGACATCACGGCCCTCCACGGGGCGATTCAACGGCATACCGGACTGGTCACCTTCTGGGGCCCCATGGTCTCATCCGACATGAGCCCCGTTTTTCAACCGTATAATCGGGAAGCCTTTGTGAAGGCGGTTGCGGGAACCGACCCCATCGGTGAGATTCCGCACCCCGACGACATGCCGCCGGTGCAGGCCATACACGGTGGCCGGGCCAGCGGACCGCTGATCGGGGGTACGCTTTCGTTGCTCGCGGCCGCTGTGGGAACGCCTTATGAATTCGATTACGACGGCGCCGTTCTGTTCTTCGAGGACGTGGGCGAAGAGCCCCAACGGATAGACCGGATGCTCACGCAACTGCTGCAGGCGGGCCGGCTGAGCCGTGTCAGCGGCATCGTGATCGGCGAATGCGCCGGGTGCGGCAGCGCGCCGCACAACCCCGCGTTCCCCTACGGCAGTTTCAGTATCGAGGAAGTGTTCATCGACCGGCTGAAACCACTGGGGATTCCGGTCATCTACGGTCTGGGCATCGGTCACGGCACGTACAAGGCGACGCTGCCCCTCGGCGTGCGGGCCACCCTCGACGGGGATGCCTGCAACCTCACGATCGACGAGTCGGGCGTCGTCTAG
- a CDS encoding gluconate 2-dehydrogenase subunit 3 family protein has translation MTKTRFSRRSFIASTAQATGGVITLGVLSRTGALDAQEAPPYEHEWQHLDAHQGRTVDALTRMIMPTDDNGPGAAEARVVVYIDRALGAHRTEYRETYESGLAAFDQYCLNAHEAPFLDLDGRTQRRALMGMDRPRSPGTWPEDAPMGARDFLRMVVTHTMEGMFSDPSYGGNYRETGWKLIRFPGRAPFGYDPPFSEFDMTIPETEYPEWKPYDGPMKSRIIGEE, from the coding sequence ATGACGAAAACGCGCTTTTCCCGCCGGTCGTTTATCGCCAGCACCGCTCAGGCGACCGGAGGCGTGATCACCCTGGGCGTGCTGTCCCGTACCGGCGCGCTGGACGCCCAGGAGGCGCCGCCCTACGAACACGAGTGGCAGCACCTGGACGCCCACCAGGGACGTACCGTCGACGCGCTGACCCGGATGATCATGCCGACTGACGACAATGGTCCGGGTGCTGCGGAAGCCCGGGTAGTCGTCTATATCGACCGGGCGCTGGGCGCTCACCGGACCGAATACAGGGAGACGTATGAATCGGGCCTGGCCGCCTTCGATCAGTACTGCCTGAATGCCCACGAAGCGCCTTTCCTGGACCTGGACGGCAGGACACAGCGTCGGGCGCTGATGGGCATGGACCGTCCGAGGTCTCCCGGGACCTGGCCGGAGGACGCCCCCATGGGCGCCCGGGACTTTCTGCGCATGGTGGTTACCCATACCATGGAGGGCATGTTCAGCGATCCTTCGTACGGCGGCAACTACCGCGAGACCGGCTGGAAGCTGATCCGGTTTCCGGGCCGGGCGCCGTTCGGCTACGATCCCCCCTTCAGCGAGTTCGACATGACCATTCCGGAAACCGAATATCCCGAATGGAAACCCTACGACGGTCCCATGAAGAGCCGGATCATCGGCGAGGAGTAG